A single Bufo bufo chromosome 6, aBufBuf1.1, whole genome shotgun sequence DNA region contains:
- the TNNC2 gene encoding troponin C, skeletal muscle isoform X2 → MPTDQQQDARSFLSEEMIAEFKAAFDMFDTDGGGDISTKELGTVMRMLGQTPTKEELDAIIEEVDEDGSGTIDFEEFLVMMVRQMKEDAQGKSEEELAECFRIFDKNADGYIDSDELAEILRSSGESITDEEIDELMKDGDKNNDGKIDFDEFLKMMEGVQ, encoded by the exons CCTACAGACCAGCAGCAAGATGCGAGGTCCTTCCTCAGCGAGGAAATGATCGCTG AGTTCAAGGCCGCCTTTGACATGTTTGACACAGATGGCGGTGGAGACATCAGCACCAAGGAGTTGGGTACTGTTATGCGCATGCTTGGACAGACCCCAACCAAAGAAGAGCTGGATGCCATCATTGAGGAAGTAGATGAAGATG GCAGCGGTACCATCGACTTTGAAGAGTTCTTGGTCATGATGGTGCGCCAGATGAAAGAGGATGCGCAAGGAAAAAGTGAAGAGGAGTTGGCTGAATGCTTCCGCATCTTTGACAA GAATGCTGATGGGTACATCGATAGTGATGAGCTGGCAGAGATCCTCCGTTCCTCTGGTGAGAGTATCACAGATGAGGAAATTGATGAGCTGATGAAGGATGGAGACAAAAACAATGATGGCAAGATTGACTTTGATG agtTCCTCAAGATGATGGAAGGTGTACAATAA
- the TNNC2 gene encoding troponin C, skeletal muscle isoform X1, producing MPQPTDQQQDARSFLSEEMIAEFKAAFDMFDTDGGGDISTKELGTVMRMLGQTPTKEELDAIIEEVDEDGSGTIDFEEFLVMMVRQMKEDAQGKSEEELAECFRIFDKNADGYIDSDELAEILRSSGESITDEEIDELMKDGDKNNDGKIDFDEFLKMMEGVQ from the exons ATGCCGCAG CCTACAGACCAGCAGCAAGATGCGAGGTCCTTCCTCAGCGAGGAAATGATCGCTG AGTTCAAGGCCGCCTTTGACATGTTTGACACAGATGGCGGTGGAGACATCAGCACCAAGGAGTTGGGTACTGTTATGCGCATGCTTGGACAGACCCCAACCAAAGAAGAGCTGGATGCCATCATTGAGGAAGTAGATGAAGATG GCAGCGGTACCATCGACTTTGAAGAGTTCTTGGTCATGATGGTGCGCCAGATGAAAGAGGATGCGCAAGGAAAAAGTGAAGAGGAGTTGGCTGAATGCTTCCGCATCTTTGACAA GAATGCTGATGGGTACATCGATAGTGATGAGCTGGCAGAGATCCTCCGTTCCTCTGGTGAGAGTATCACAGATGAGGAAATTGATGAGCTGATGAAGGATGGAGACAAAAACAATGATGGCAAGATTGACTTTGATG agtTCCTCAAGATGATGGAAGGTGTACAATAA